A window of Streptomyces sp. NBC_01689 genomic DNA:
TACGGCCCGGCTTCGTGATGTCGCCCGGGATGATGCCGGCGTTGGACTGGCCCGGGGTGATGAGACCGGGGCAGTTCGGGCCGATGATGCGGGTCTTGTTGCCCTTGGCCTTCGCGTACGCCCAGAAGGCGGCGGAGTCGTGGACCGCGATGCCCTCGGTGATGACGACCGCGAGGGGGATCTCCGCGTCGATCGCCTCGACGACGGCGGCCTTGGCGAAGGCCGGCGGCACGAAGAGGACGGACACGTTGGCGCCGGTCTTCTCCATGGCCTCGGCGACCGTGCCGAATACGGGGATCTCGGTGCCGTCGATGTCGACGGAGGTGCCCGCCTTGCGCGGGTTCACGCCGCCGACGATGTTCGTCCCGTCCGCGAGCATGAGCTTGGTGTGCTTCATGCCCGTGGCACCGGTCATGCCCTGGACGATGACCTTGCTGTCCTTGTTGAGGAAGATAGCCATGGCTGTTTAGTCCCTCGTCCCTTACTTCGCAGCCGCGAGCTCGGCGGCCTTGTCGGCCGCGCCGTCCATGGTGTCCACGCGCTGGACCAGCGGGTGGTTGGCGTCCGACAGGATCTTGCGGCCCAGTTCGGCGTTGTTGCCGTCGAGACGCACGACCAGCGGCTTGGTGACTTCCTCGCCCTTGTCGGCGAGCAGCTGCAGCGCCTGGACGATGCCGTTGGCGACCTCGTCACAGGCGGTGATGCCACCGAAGACGTTGACGAAGACGGACTTGACGTCCGGGTCGCCGAGGATGATCTCCAGGCCGTTCGCCATGACCGCGGCGGAGGCGCCGCCGCCGATGTCGAGGAAGTTGGCGGGCTTCACGCCACCGTGGTTCTCACCGGCGTACGCGACGACGTCCAGGGTGCTCATGACGAGACCCGCGCCGTTGCCGATGATGCCGACCTCGCCGTCGAGCTTGACGTAGTTGAGGTTCTTCGCCTTCGCGGCGGCCTCGAGCGGGTTGGCCGCGGCGTGGTCGACGAGCGCCTCGTGGTCGGGCTGGCGGAACTCGGCGTTCTCGTCCAGCGACACCTTGCCGTCGAGCGCGATGACCTTGCCGGAGGCGACCTTGGCGAGCGGGTTCACCTCGACGAGGAGAGCGTCCTCCTTGATGAAGGTGTCCCACAGCGTCACCAGGATCTCGGCGACCTGCTCCGCGACCTCGGCCGGGAATTTCGCCTGGGCGACGATCTCGCGGGCCTTCTCGATCGAGACGCCCTCGTTGGCGTCGACCGGGACCTTCGCGAGGGCCTCGGGGTTCTCCTCCGCGACGACCTCGATCTCCACGCCGCCCTGGACGGACGCCATGGCGAGGAAGGTGCGGTTGGTGCGGTCGAGGAGGTAGGAGACGTAGTACTCCTCGACGATCTCGGGCGCGGTCTCGGCGATCATCACCTTGTGGACCGTGTGGCCCTTGATATCCATGCCGAGGATGTCCGTCGCGCGGGCGACGGCCTCGTCCGGGGTGGCGGCGAGCTTGACGCCGCCGGCCTTGCCGCGGCCACCGACCTTCACCTGGGCCTTGACGACGGACTTGCCGCCAAGACGCTCGGTCGCCTCGCGGGCTGCCTCAGGCGTGTCGATGACTTCACCGGCCAGCACCGGTACACCGTGCTTGGCGAAGAGGTCCCTCGCCTGGTACTCGAACAGGTCCACGCGCGTCCGTCCCTATCAGTGATCTCGCGGTTCGTTGGATGCGTGGGCGTGCCGCGAAGGGCAACGTGACGTCCGCTTGTCACAAGGGTGGCGCACACGATGTCCGAGCGCGCGGCATGTCCGTCTCGCAGGTTATCGCCGTGGGGCACGGGTCCCTAAATCGCAGATCACACCTCAGCGGTGATACCTGTCACAGATCCGGCCGGCGCCTTGGCGGGGCAGGGCCTCACCGGGCTGGGGTTGGCCCGGTGAGGCCCCTTGCACAGGCCCTCGAAGGGCCCGGGGACCGGTGTTCCCCACCCCAATGGGGACCACCTGTCCCGCCCGCGGGGCACAGCCGGACGGATCCGACGGGTTTCGGCCGTCCGGGGCTGGGCCCCGCGGAGTCTCGGGTGGGTGCGGACGAGTCGCACGCGTACGGGTGAGGCGGACCGCGGTGGACGGGCACACCGGTTCGTTCAGGTCCCGGGGGCACCGCTCGCCGGGACCGCGGTGGGCGCGCGCGCCGTCCTCGCACGGGCAGGTCGCCTGCACGGGTGCGGAGGGACCTTCCTAGGCGGGGAAGAGCGGCACGTCCCGGTATCGGTCCCTGGTCCTGCCCGCCGTCGCGGCCTCGGACGTCACGGGCACGAGCCGTGGCGGCACGCGGTGCTCCGGGGCGACGGCGTACGTGTCGCCGTGCCGTGCCCCGGCGCCGTCCACGGCCGAGCGGTCGCCCAGCGCGCCCGACGCGTCCCCGGCCGGCCCCTGACGCGCGGGAGCCGGTCCCGCCACCGGACCGCGGAGGTCCCGGCGGTCGTGGCCCCGGTGGGTGACAGCCGGCCGGAGCGCCGAGGAGCCCGCCGGACCGTACGTGAGCGCGGTCGCGGTGCCCCGCTCACGGCCGGCGGTGGGGGACGTCACCGGGTCCGGGGCGGCTGCGCCCACCGGGTCCGTACGGTGCGGGTGAACCGGCCGCGCGGACGGCACTGACGGCACCCGGCGGCCGTCCCCCGTGGCCGGAGGTGTGCCCGGAGGCGTGAGCGGGCCCGGGAGCGACGGTGCGGCGGCGGTCGGCGCTCCGTCCGGCACCACCGGCACCACCGGGATCGCCGGGATCGCCGGGATCGCCGGAAGAGAGGGGAGTGCCTCCGGGAGGGCCGCGGTCAGTCCGCCGGTGAGCGTCTCGACGAGACCGGTGGCCGGCCGTACGACGGTGTCGACGACCGGTCGTACGACGTCCCCGACGGTCCCGGTGACGAGGGAGACGGTTCGGTCGGCCGACGCCCGCACCCGGGACGTCCCCGCCGGCGCCGTGGGGTGCGCCCGCGACGGCTTCCCCGGCTCGGCCGCTGTCCCGGGCTCCCGCGGTTCCCGGAACGGCTGAGGCCTCGGCTGCCGCCGCTGCTCCGGCGGCTGCTGCTGCTCCGACGACTGCTGCGGCTCCGGCTTCCGCGCCGGCTCCGGCGGCCGCTGCGGCTTCCGGTCCCCCGGCGAACTCTCCTGGGGCCCGGCCGGGTTGCCCGTGAACCGCCCCGCCGAGGCCCTGGTGGCACCGGCGAGCACCGGTCGCGCCGCCCGCGCCGGCGTCGAGGCGACCGGTGCCGATGTCACCGTGGCGGTCCGGCCGTCCGACGCGTACGCCCGCTCCCCGCAGAGGAAGCCGAGCGCGAGCAATCCGCCCACCAGCAACGACGCCTGCAGCGCACGCCGCCCCGCCGCCGTGCGCAGCAGGCGCAGGGCGGCACCGGCGAGAGGCGGTGCGGCGGTCGGGATCAAGACGGGGAGAGCTTCCGTGCGACGGGACCGGACGGTACGGGACACAACCCGGCACACCGTTCGATTCGAGGAGGCGCTGATCCTCGCACGGACCTCCCGAGGTTGCGCAAGCCCCCTGTTACCGATGGGTACTCATGTCCGCTTTTTCGTGTCCCCTCACATGGTGTCGGGCACGGGAAGCGGACGTTTCTCGATCGCCGCCGCCATCACGTCCGGAAACAGGTCGGGTGTGCAGGCGAACGCCGGGGCGCCCAGCGCCGCGAGGGCCGCGGCGTGCTCACGGTCGTAGGCCGGTGTCCCCTCGTCGGACAGCGCGAGCAGCGCCACGAACTGCACCCCCGACGCCTTCATCGCGGCCACCCGCCTGAGCATCTCGTCGCGTATGCCCCCTTCGTAGAGGTCGCTGATGAGGACGACCACCGTGTCGGCGGGCCGGGTGATCCGGGACTGGCAGTACGCGAGCGCCCGGTTGATGTCCGTACCGCCGCCGAGCTGGGTGCCGAAGAGGACGTCCACCGGGTCGTCGAGCTGGTCGGTGAGGTCCACGACGGCCGTGTCGAAGACGACGAGCCGGGTGGCGATGGAACGCATGGACGCGAGGACGGCTCCGAAGACGGACGCGTGGACGACGGACGCCGCCATCGAACCCGACTGGTCGACGCAGAGGACGACCTCCTTCCGCAGGGACCGCGAGGCGCGCCCGTGACCGATCAGCCGTTCGGGAACGACCGTGCGGTGTTCGGGGAGGTAGTGCTTCAGGTTGGCCGCGATCGTGCGGTTCCAGTCGATGTCGTGGTGACGGGGGCGGGTGACGCGGGCGCTGCGGTCCAGGGCGCCGGAGAGCGCGGCCCGGGTGCGGGTGGAGAGCCGCCTCTCCAGATCCTCGACGACCGTGCGGACGACGGCCCGCGCGGTCTCCTTCGTCGTCTCCGGCATGGCCTTGCCGAGGGAGAGGAGGGTGCCGACCAGGTGCACGTCGGGCTCCACCGCCGCCAGCATCTCGGGCTCCAGCAGCAGGGCGGCCAGCCCGAGCCGCTCGATCGCGTCCCGCTGCATGATCTGCACGACGGACGAGGGGAAGTACGTGCGGATGTCCCCGAGCCAGCGCGCGACCGACGGCGCGGACGCCCCGAGCCCCGCCGCGCGGTCCCGCCCGGGACGTGTCCCGCTCCCCTTCCCGTACAACGAGGTGAGCGCGCCGTCCATCGCCGCGTCGTGCCCGGCGAGCGCATAGCCCGTGCCGTCCGCGTCGTCGCCGCCGAGCACCAGCCGCCAGCGCCGCAGCCGCTCGTCGGCCGGGGCTCCCGCACGGCGCGCGGCGACCGGCCCCGCCGCGGCGCCCTGTCCAGGTGCGGCGCCGTGTCCCGGTGCGGCGGCCTGGTCCCACGGTCCTGCGGTCATCGGTCCGCCCCCACGAGGTCGTCGGTGCCGGTGCTCCCGCCGGCGTCGGCGGTGCCGTCCCCGCCGGTGGTCTCGCCCGCGTCGGTACGTCGATCGACGTCGGCGCCCCGATCGACGCCGGCAGGCCGATCGACGCCGGTGTCCCGATCGACGCCGGTACTCCGGCCGACGCCGGCACTCCGGCCGACATGACCGGTCCGGTCGGCAGCGGTGTCGGCGGGCGCACCCCCGTCGCCAGTGCCGTCGCCGGTGCCGTGGTCGTCGCCGGTGCCGTGGTCGTGGTCGCCCGCGTCGTGGTCCTCCGGTCCGGGGCCGAGCAGCAGGCGCAGCACCGGCAGGACGGCGTCGGCGCGTCCGGGGTCCGGTTCCGGGGCGAACCCGGGTGGGCCGGAGGCGGCGGCCGCGGCGCTCCCCCGCGCCCCCGGGCCGCGCCGGACCAGCTCCCCCAGCGTCCTGCGCACACCGGCCTCGTACGCCGAGAACGTGCGCCGCAGCAGCGGGAGCACGTCGGTGAACGCTTCCGCGGGCACCCCCGTCAGCCACGCGTCGACCAGTCCGAGCAGCCGCTCGTCGTGCACGAGCAGCATGCCTCCCCCCGCGCCGCCGCCGACGAACCCTTCGATCCACCCGGCCGCGTCTCCCGGCTCCGTGCCCGGTGACAGCACGAGGCCCATGAGCCGGGCGGCCTCCTCCTGTCCCAGCTCGCCGTCGTCCAGCAGCAGCCGCACGGCCCGTCCCCGCAGAAGGCCGGGCACCGTGTCGCGGCCGGTCAGTACCCGCAGCACGGAGTGCCAGCGACCGCGCATCCCCGGGCCGGGCGGCGGCCCATCGGACCGGGCGGCCGGGGCCGTCCCCCCGGACGGTCCCGTCTCTCCCAACAGGCCCACCGCGCCGTGCACCGCGTCCACATGGCCGCGCATCTCCTCGGCCGCCTCGGCGTCGAGTGCCGCGCAGGCCGGCGGGAGACCGACGAAGATCCGCTCGGCGAGGCCCGCGGCGACGCCGGTGAGGGCGAGGGTGTCCGTGCCGCGCACGTCGCCGTAGCGCAGGGAGCGGACCAGCGCGGGCAGCGCCTGGGCGAGGTGGCCGACGTCCGTGTCCAGTGCCGCCCGGTCGGCGAGGGCCCGCATCACCACGGGCAGCGCGTCGGTGAGCCCGGCGAGCAGGCAGTGTTCGGCCAGTGCCGTGACGTCGGCCAGCGCGGACGGGGCGACGGCGTCCGCCTCCGCCCTGGCGGTCGCGGCGGACAGCACGGTCGTGCCCCACACCCCGGCCTCGGCGACCCGTACGGACAGCTCCGGCTCCCAGCGCAGGCGCCAGGTCTCCCGGAAGGTGCCGGTGCTGCCGCGGGACGCGGCGGGCTCGCCCCAGCCGACGCCGAGCAGCCGCAGCCGGTGCAGGAGCCGGCTGCGCTCCGCGTCGGTCTCGCCGCGCAGATCGAGCTCCATCTCCCTTTCCGCGGGCTCCGGTTTGATCCGCAGCCGCTTCTGGAGCCGGGTGAGGTCGCGCTGGAGCGGCACCGCGGGAGCGGACGGCGGCACCTCGCCCAGCACGTCGCCGACCACCAGCCGGTCGTGCACGAGCCGCAGCGGCACGTCGGAGCCCTCGCACATCACGGCCCGGACGGCGTCGGTGGTCTCGGTCAGTCCGGGCAGCGGGCGGCCTCGTACCGCGGCGAGCGTGTCCGCCAGCCGCACCGCCTCGATGACGTGCGCGGGCGAGACCGTCCGGTCCTCGTCCCGCAGCAGCCGGGCCACCTTGGTCATCCACCGCTCGACCGGGCGGTCCGGGGCGTCGAAGAGGTGCCCGTACCAGCCGGGCGAGTCGATGCCCGCGCCGTACCCGCCGGCCCGGGACAGTCTGCGGTGTGTCCATGGCACCCACGTCATGTCCGCCCGGGCCCTGGGCAGTCCCTTGAGCAGCGCCCGGTCGGCGGCGACCGTGGTCCTGCGGCGCAG
This region includes:
- the sucC gene encoding ADP-forming succinate--CoA ligase subunit beta, whose amino-acid sequence is MDLFEYQARDLFAKHGVPVLAGEVIDTPEAAREATERLGGKSVVKAQVKVGGRGKAGGVKLAATPDEAVARATDILGMDIKGHTVHKVMIAETAPEIVEEYYVSYLLDRTNRTFLAMASVQGGVEIEVVAEENPEALAKVPVDANEGVSIEKAREIVAQAKFPAEVAEQVAEILVTLWDTFIKEDALLVEVNPLAKVASGKVIALDGKVSLDENAEFRQPDHEALVDHAAANPLEAAAKAKNLNYVKLDGEVGIIGNGAGLVMSTLDVVAYAGENHGGVKPANFLDIGGGASAAVMANGLEIILGDPDVKSVFVNVFGGITACDEVANGIVQALQLLADKGEEVTKPLVVRLDGNNAELGRKILSDANHPLVQRVDTMDGAADKAAELAAAK
- a CDS encoding DUF5682 family protein → MTGPGEGGPRGAGPLLLGVRHHGPGSARAVRAALDAAAPRTVLIEGPPEADALLPLAADPDMRPPVALLAHVVDEPGRSAFWPLAGFSPEWVAIRWSLDHGVPARFIDLPAAHTLAWEKEEPPLPPTEPAGDAVRIDPLAVLARTAGHDDPERWWEDAVEHRGGTGTDPFAPFTVLEEAMGALRETYGDGGHHRDPEREAYMRLQVRAAQREFGDDVAVVCGAWHVPALRRRTTVAADRALLKGLPRARADMTWVPWTHRRLSRAGGYGAGIDSPGWYGHLFDAPDRPVERWMTKVARLLRDEDRTVSPAHVIEAVRLADTLAAVRGRPLPGLTETTDAVRAVMCEGSDVPLRLVHDRLVVGDVLGEVPPSAPAVPLQRDLTRLQKRLRIKPEPAEREMELDLRGETDAERSRLLHRLRLLGVGWGEPAASRGSTGTFRETWRLRWEPELSVRVAEAGVWGTTVLSAATARAEADAVAPSALADVTALAEHCLLAGLTDALPVVMRALADRAALDTDVGHLAQALPALVRSLRYGDVRGTDTLALTGVAAGLAERIFVGLPPACAALDAEAAEEMRGHVDAVHGAVGLLGETGPSGGTAPAARSDGPPPGPGMRGRWHSVLRVLTGRDTVPGLLRGRAVRLLLDDGELGQEEAARLMGLVLSPGTEPGDAAGWIEGFVGGGAGGGMLLVHDERLLGLVDAWLTGVPAEAFTDVLPLLRRTFSAYEAGVRRTLGELVRRGPGARGSAAAAASGPPGFAPEPDPGRADAVLPVLRLLLGPGPEDHDAGDHDHGTGDDHGTGDGTGDGGAPADTAADRTGHVGRSAGVGRSTGVDRDTGVDRPAGVDRGADVDRRTDAGETTGGDGTADAGGSTGTDDLVGADR
- the sucD gene encoding succinate--CoA ligase subunit alpha; translated protein: MAIFLNKDSKVIVQGMTGATGMKHTKLMLADGTNIVGGVNPRKAGTSVDIDGTEIPVFGTVAEAMEKTGANVSVLFVPPAFAKAAVVEAIDAEIPLAVVITEGIAVHDSAAFWAYAKAKGNKTRIIGPNCPGLITPGQSNAGIIPGDITKPGRIGLVSKSGTLTYQMMYELRDIGFSSAVGIGGDPVIGTTHIDALAAFEADPDTDLIVMIGEIGGDAEERAADFIAKNVTKPVVGYVAGFTAPEGKTMGHAGAIVSGSSGTAAAKKEALEAAGVKVGKTPTETAKLARELLAG
- a CDS encoding VWA domain-containing protein; its protein translation is MTAGPWDQAAAPGHGAAPGQGAAAGPVAARRAGAPADERLRRWRLVLGGDDADGTGYALAGHDAAMDGALTSLYGKGSGTRPGRDRAAGLGASAPSVARWLGDIRTYFPSSVVQIMQRDAIERLGLAALLLEPEMLAAVEPDVHLVGTLLSLGKAMPETTKETARAVVRTVVEDLERRLSTRTRAALSGALDRSARVTRPRHHDIDWNRTIAANLKHYLPEHRTVVPERLIGHGRASRSLRKEVVLCVDQSGSMAASVVHASVFGAVLASMRSIATRLVVFDTAVVDLTDQLDDPVDVLFGTQLGGGTDINRALAYCQSRITRPADTVVVLISDLYEGGIRDEMLRRVAAMKASGVQFVALLALSDEGTPAYDREHAAALAALGAPAFACTPDLFPDVMAAAIEKRPLPVPDTM